The Rubrobacter tropicus nucleotide sequence TGCGGCACACGGGCACCTTCAACATGGGCGAGACCACCGACAACTGGAAGCCCTTCACGTCCGACCAGAAGGTGATCACCCAGCGCCCCGGCTTCGACTGGGACGGGCGCGTCGAGATGATGCCGCTCCTGCCCGTGCACGTGCACGACGCCTATGTCGCGGGCGAGGGTATCCTCAACGGCTCTATCATTGGACTCTTCTCCGTGGTCGACATGGGCGGCACAGGAGAGGTGGCCGAGGGGGAGCTTATGCGCTTCTTCGCCGAGGCGGCCTGGTACCCGACCGCGTTGCTACCGAGCCAGGGGGTGCGCTGGGAAGCCGTCGATGGCCACTCGGCCCGGGCCACGCTGGCCGAGGGCGAGACCTCCATAACCATGCTCTTCACCTTCGACGAAGAAGACCTCATCGACACCGTGCGCGCGGAGGCGCGCGGCCGGACGGTAGGCGACAAGATCGTCCCTACGCCGTGGCACGGGCGCTTCTGGAACTACGAAGAGCGCGGCGGCATGCGAGTGCCGCTCGACGGCGAGGTGGCCTGGCTGCTCCCTGACGGCGCGAAGCCCTACTGGCGGGGTCATATCACCGAGATCGACTACGAGGAAGCGCTGTAAAGTATCGCAAGCCCCTTCGTAACCGCCG carries:
- a CDS encoding DUF6920 family protein gives rise to the protein MNKDYRRRKRTLGVFLAAGVLGFVAVLLCVRLYGEYRWNAGTRELRGQLDAAKESIRPQTVDFDELERLPAPVQRYLGRVLEEGQPMVAEASVRHTGTFNMGETTDNWKPFTSDQKVITQRPGFDWDGRVEMMPLLPVHVHDAYVAGEGILNGSIIGLFSVVDMGGTGEVAEGELMRFFAEAAWYPTALLPSQGVRWEAVDGHSARATLAEGETSITMLFTFDEEDLIDTVRAEARGRTVGDKIVPTPWHGRFWNYEERGGMRVPLDGEVAWLLPDGAKPYWRGHITEIDYEEAL